The Pelmatolapia mariae isolate MD_Pm_ZW linkage group LG10_11, Pm_UMD_F_2, whole genome shotgun sequence genome includes a region encoding these proteins:
- the ccdc15 gene encoding coiled-coil domain-containing protein 15 isoform X2, whose product MKEHRAFRASRVLAERNQAVVAVGAWVEGGQDFVEHPATLALLTDELQAEKRRENEESLQRFQDEVRHRVAQKAHLFKKRRQLQTDPVVTPDTRVIWTHHEGETVRTAAQQRVMERRPQESAEGMRQVRLRLAACQVMQQEETTSELPGGSWNISQTRHKAESHALRAEEDALGEEDDVVFSSRHECPLVQQKGSERPLWNPEQSQPDSGFTSSLRIWPLTDQEELKRQRQSQFLMHRRLAMNIEREQVKENKQHRKHLKQTARIKAEKEQIRLEEERKLERVRQLAEARQKLEERELLILERLKLEEEERAVELQRRKREENGKVAARFIEALRAQMKERMSQAKLELPPLCCCASSFWDSHPDTCANNCVFYNNPKAYAQALHSALVSLDLQ is encoded by the exons ATGAAGGAACACCGAGCCTTCAGAGCCAGCAGAGTGCTGGCTGAGAGGAACCAGGCGGTGGTGGCGGTGGGAGCCTGGGTGGAGGGCGGACAAGACTTCGTGGAGCATCCGGCT ACTCTTGCTTTGCTGACTGATGAGCTACAGGCagagaagaggagggagaaTGAAGAGAGCCTTCAGCGTTTTCAGGATGAAGTGCGCCACCGTGTGGCACAGAAAGCACATTTGTTCAAGAAGAGACGGCAGCTGCAGACAGATCCAGTG GTGACACCTGACACGCGAGTCATCTGGACCCATCATGAAGGTGAGACAGTGAGAACTGCTGCACAGCAAAGGGTGATGGAGAGGAGACCTCAGGAG TCTGCTGAAGGCATGAGGCAGGTCAGACTCAGACTGGCTGCCTGTCAGGTGATGCAGCAAGAGGAAACAACGTCAGAACTTCCTGGAGGCAGCTGGAACATCTCTCAAACCAGACAT AAAGCAGAATCTCATGCTCTgagagcagaggaggatgctctAGGAGAGGAAGATGATGTTGTCTTCAGCAGTCGACATGAATGTCCACTTGTTCAACAGAAG GGAAGTGAACGTCCACTGTGGAATCCTGAACAATCACAACCTGATTCGGGATTCACATCCAGCCTTAGAATCTGGCCTCTGACTGACCAAGAAGAACTGAAAAGACAG CGCCAATCTCAGTTCCTGATGCACCGCCGCCTGGCCATGAACATCGAGAGAGAGCAAGTGAAGGAGaacaagcagcacaggaagCACCTGAAACagacagcaag GATCAAAGCGGAGAAAGAACAGATCCGtctggaggaggagaggaagctgGAGAGAGTTCGACAGCTCGCAGAGGCCAGGCAGAAGCTGGAGGAGAGGGAGCTGCTGATTCTGGAGCGACTAAAGcttgaggaggaggagagagctgTGGAGCTacagaggaggaaaagagaGGAGAATGGCAAAGTAGCTGCTAG GTTCATTGAAGCTCTGAGAGCTCAAATGAAGGAGCGAATGTCTCAGGCGAAACTGGAGCTCCCTCCTCTCTGCTGCTGTGCGTCCTCGTTCTGGGACTCCCACCCCGACACCTGCGCTAACAACTGTGTTTTCTACAATAATCCCAAAG CGTATGCCCAGGCCCTACATTCAGCGTTGGTGAGTTTGGATTTGCAGTAA
- the ccdc15 gene encoding coiled-coil domain-containing protein 15 isoform X1: MNANRVIAPKNGRNKAPVGRMKEHRAFRASRVLAERNQAVVAVGAWVEGGQDFVEHPATLALLTDELQAEKRRENEESLQRFQDEVRHRVAQKAHLFKKRRQLQTDPVVTPDTRVIWTHHEGETVRTAAQQRVMERRPQESAEGMRQVRLRLAACQVMQQEETTSELPGGSWNISQTRHKAESHALRAEEDALGEEDDVVFSSRHECPLVQQKGSERPLWNPEQSQPDSGFTSSLRIWPLTDQEELKRQRQSQFLMHRRLAMNIEREQVKENKQHRKHLKQTARIKAEKEQIRLEEERKLERVRQLAEARQKLEERELLILERLKLEEEERAVELQRRKREENGKVAARFIEALRAQMKERMSQAKLELPPLCCCASSFWDSHPDTCANNCVFYNNPKAYAQALHSALVSLDLQ, from the exons ATGAATGCTAACCGGGTTATAGCTCCTAAAAACGGCAGGAACAAAGCTCCAGTCGGGCGGATGAAGGAACACCGAGCCTTCAGAGCCAGCAGAGTGCTGGCTGAGAGGAACCAGGCGGTGGTGGCGGTGGGAGCCTGGGTGGAGGGCGGACAAGACTTCGTGGAGCATCCGGCT ACTCTTGCTTTGCTGACTGATGAGCTACAGGCagagaagaggagggagaaTGAAGAGAGCCTTCAGCGTTTTCAGGATGAAGTGCGCCACCGTGTGGCACAGAAAGCACATTTGTTCAAGAAGAGACGGCAGCTGCAGACAGATCCAGTG GTGACACCTGACACGCGAGTCATCTGGACCCATCATGAAGGTGAGACAGTGAGAACTGCTGCACAGCAAAGGGTGATGGAGAGGAGACCTCAGGAG TCTGCTGAAGGCATGAGGCAGGTCAGACTCAGACTGGCTGCCTGTCAGGTGATGCAGCAAGAGGAAACAACGTCAGAACTTCCTGGAGGCAGCTGGAACATCTCTCAAACCAGACAT AAAGCAGAATCTCATGCTCTgagagcagaggaggatgctctAGGAGAGGAAGATGATGTTGTCTTCAGCAGTCGACATGAATGTCCACTTGTTCAACAGAAG GGAAGTGAACGTCCACTGTGGAATCCTGAACAATCACAACCTGATTCGGGATTCACATCCAGCCTTAGAATCTGGCCTCTGACTGACCAAGAAGAACTGAAAAGACAG CGCCAATCTCAGTTCCTGATGCACCGCCGCCTGGCCATGAACATCGAGAGAGAGCAAGTGAAGGAGaacaagcagcacaggaagCACCTGAAACagacagcaag GATCAAAGCGGAGAAAGAACAGATCCGtctggaggaggagaggaagctgGAGAGAGTTCGACAGCTCGCAGAGGCCAGGCAGAAGCTGGAGGAGAGGGAGCTGCTGATTCTGGAGCGACTAAAGcttgaggaggaggagagagctgTGGAGCTacagaggaggaaaagagaGGAGAATGGCAAAGTAGCTGCTAG GTTCATTGAAGCTCTGAGAGCTCAAATGAAGGAGCGAATGTCTCAGGCGAAACTGGAGCTCCCTCCTCTCTGCTGCTGTGCGTCCTCGTTCTGGGACTCCCACCCCGACACCTGCGCTAACAACTGTGTTTTCTACAATAATCCCAAAG CGTATGCCCAGGCCCTACATTCAGCGTTGGTGAGTTTGGATTTGCAGTAA